The Leptodactylus fuscus isolate aLepFus1 chromosome 3, aLepFus1.hap2, whole genome shotgun sequence genome has a segment encoding these proteins:
- the LOC142198648 gene encoding olfactory receptor 10V1-like: protein MGNQERILRCLLAQLSSKDEHKPTISPKIYAILVVNNSESQLLVVMAYDRFVAICHPLQYPILMRWGNCYKLVTLAFIFNFILIAPSFSSPIVLCYNQINHFMCDLIAIEKLTCEDISANELQIFVISFITLLLPLVLILLSYACIIFSILKIHSAGRSKAFSTCTSHLAVVALSLGTVMLLYLGPSSMHSTDHEKYTSMCYVIITPMLNPLIYSFNNREVKDAFKKALTNS, encoded by the exons ATGGGAAATCAGGAGAGAATTCTAAGAT GTCTGCTTGCTCAGTTGTCATCTAAGGATGAGCACAAGCCCACCATAAGTCCAAAG ATCTATGCCATCCTTGTGGTGAATAATTCAGAGTCTCAGCTTCTTGTTGTCATGGCTTATGATCGCTTTGTCGCCATATGTCACCCTCTTCAATACCCCATTCTCATGCGTTGGGGCAATTGTTATAAGCTGGTGACTCTAGCATTCATTTTTAACTTTATCCTTATTGCCCCTTCATTTTCCTCCCCCATTGTTCTGTGTTATAACCAGATCAACCACTTCATGTGTGATCTCATTGCTATAGAGAAACTGACATGTGAGGACATCTCTGCCAATGAACTTCAGATATTTGTAATCAGTTTTATCACTCTTCTCCTTCCTCTTGTACTCATCTTATTGTCTTATGCTTGTATCATATTCTCTATATTGAAGATTCACTCTGCGGGAAGGTCTAAGGCTTTTTCCACCTGTACGTCCCATCTCGCGGTGGTGGCTTTGTCTCTTGGGACAGTCATGTTGCTATATCTTGGCCCCTCGTCCATGCACTCTACAGACCATGAGAAATATACCTCCATGTGTTATGTTATTATAACCCCAATGCTGAATCCTCTCATCTACAGTTTCAATAACAGGGAGGTTAAAGATGCCTTTAAGAAGGCTCTCACAAACTCTTGA